From the Streptomyces syringium genome, one window contains:
- a CDS encoding DUF5995 family protein, with protein sequence MTTTRAQSHVPTGIDGVLARMRDLQAALPPGDGVAVFNRVYLSVTEEIGRCVSAGAFGNAVAAAELDVRFAGRYLAAVDRCSSGRRPPACWRPLFQMRGHPAVRPLQFALAGINAHIGHDLALALADTCRILGVEPRALEGDFDRIGHLLVALEERIREELMPGPDLLDVADPLTHLVGSWSLEAARDAAWASFRALWAVRGLPDLAAEFTDRVDASVGLVGRCLLTPLG encoded by the coding sequence ATGACGACGACGCGGGCACAGTCGCACGTGCCCACCGGGATCGACGGGGTGCTGGCGCGGATGCGCGACCTTCAGGCGGCGCTGCCCCCGGGTGACGGGGTGGCCGTCTTCAACCGGGTGTACCTGTCGGTCACCGAGGAGATCGGCCGGTGCGTGAGCGCGGGGGCGTTCGGGAACGCGGTGGCGGCGGCGGAGCTGGACGTCCGCTTCGCCGGGCGGTATCTCGCGGCGGTGGACCGCTGTTCCTCGGGCCGGCGGCCGCCCGCCTGCTGGCGGCCGCTGTTCCAGATGCGCGGCCACCCGGCCGTGCGCCCGCTGCAGTTCGCGCTGGCGGGTATCAACGCCCACATCGGTCACGACCTGGCGCTCGCCCTCGCCGACACCTGCCGGATCCTGGGCGTCGAACCCCGCGCGCTGGAGGGTGACTTCGACCGGATCGGCCATCTGCTCGTCGCCCTGGAGGAGCGGATCCGTGAGGAGCTGATGCCCGGTCCGGATCTGCTGGACGTCGCCGATCCGCTGACGCATCTGGTGGGCTCGTGGAGCCTGGAGGCCGCGCGGGACGCGGCGTGGGCGTCGTTCCGCGCGCTGTGGGCGGTGCGCGGACTGCCGGATCTGGCGGCGGAGTTCACCGACCGCGTCGACGCGAGCGTCGGCCTGGTGGGGCGCTGTCTGCTCACCCCGCTGGGCTGA
- a CDS encoding chitinase C-terminal domain-containing protein produces the protein MLFHKRPRRRPHPSALPGRTRITLAAAGAAVTGLLLGTLTATASHAEDQAACRPDGLYATPGVNVPYCSVYDSAGREKMGADHQRRIIGYFTGWRTGKDGTPAYLASDIPWDKVTHLNYAFAHVDAGNKISVGADGAANPATGMTWPGVAGAEMDPALPYRGHFNLLSKFKKQHPNVRTLISVGGWAETGGYIDENGKRVDAGGFYRTATNADGSVNQAGIDTFADSAVAFVKKYGFNGVDIDYEYPTSMKDAGNPKDWALANARRGGLNKGYAALMKTLREKLDRAGAADGKHYLLSVAAPSSAYLLRGMETYQTTKYLDYVNVMSYDLHGAWNEFVGPNAALYDDGKDAELAKWGVYSTAQYGGTGYLNGDWAYHYFRGALPPGRVNLGLPYYTRGWKNVTGGTNGLWGTAKATSCPAGSGLTSCGDGAVGIDNLWHDKDDDGKESPAGSNPMWHAKNLEKGVVGDYAGKYGFPAGTKLTGSYTRHYDTTLTAPWLWNAEKKVFLSTEDEQSVKAKAQYVVDKGLGGTMIWELAGDYDWNAAKGQYEVGDTLTTALYDAFRSAPGYGDRRATTAMPAEALDLEVSLTNFPLGDSNYPINPKVRITNRTKATVPGGSEFQFDYGTSAPGNAKDQSGWGLKVVRSDHTASHNIGGLKGDYHRVSVKLPDRQPLAPGASADLDFVYYLPAATPSNWTVSFGGKTYALAGDLARGTTVVDPGGPTPTPTATPTASPTPTPTPTPTATPTGGACAAPSWNSANAYNGGATVSWKGHSWKAKWWTRGEEPGTTGEWGVWQNLGSC, from the coding sequence GTGTTGTTCCACAAGAGACCCCGCAGGAGACCCCACCCGTCAGCCCTTCCGGGCCGGACCCGCATCACCCTCGCCGCGGCCGGCGCCGCCGTCACCGGACTGCTGCTCGGCACCCTCACGGCGACCGCCTCGCACGCCGAGGACCAGGCAGCCTGCCGCCCCGACGGCCTCTACGCCACCCCGGGCGTGAACGTCCCGTACTGCTCGGTCTACGACTCCGCCGGCCGCGAGAAAATGGGCGCCGACCACCAGCGCCGCATCATCGGCTACTTCACCGGCTGGCGCACCGGCAAGGACGGCACCCCCGCGTATCTCGCCTCCGACATCCCGTGGGACAAGGTCACCCACCTCAACTACGCCTTCGCGCACGTCGACGCCGGCAACAAGATCTCCGTCGGCGCCGACGGCGCCGCCAACCCCGCCACCGGCATGACCTGGCCGGGGGTGGCGGGCGCCGAAATGGACCCGGCCCTCCCCTACCGCGGCCACTTCAATCTGCTGAGCAAATTCAAGAAGCAGCACCCGAACGTCCGGACGCTCATTTCGGTGGGCGGCTGGGCGGAGACCGGCGGCTATATCGACGAGAACGGGAAGCGCGTCGACGCCGGTGGTTTCTACCGCACCGCGACGAACGCCGACGGCTCGGTGAACCAGGCCGGGATCGACACCTTCGCGGACTCCGCCGTCGCGTTCGTCAAGAAATACGGATTCAACGGCGTCGACATCGACTACGAATACCCGACGTCCATGAAGGACGCCGGGAACCCCAAGGACTGGGCCCTCGCCAACGCCCGGCGGGGCGGTCTCAACAAGGGCTACGCGGCGCTGATGAAGACGCTCCGGGAAAAGCTCGACCGGGCCGGCGCCGCGGACGGGAAGCACTATCTGCTGTCCGTCGCCGCACCGTCGTCCGCGTATCTGCTGCGCGGCATGGAGACGTACCAGACGACGAAGTACCTGGATTACGTCAACGTGATGTCGTACGACCTGCACGGCGCCTGGAACGAATTCGTCGGGCCGAACGCCGCGCTGTACGACGACGGCAAGGACGCGGAACTCGCCAAGTGGGGCGTCTACTCCACGGCACAGTACGGCGGCACCGGATATCTGAACGGCGACTGGGCGTACCACTACTTCCGCGGGGCCCTGCCCCCCGGGCGGGTCAATCTCGGTCTGCCCTATTACACCCGCGGCTGGAAGAACGTCACCGGCGGTACGAACGGCCTGTGGGGCACCGCGAAGGCCACCTCCTGTCCCGCCGGCTCCGGCCTGACCAGCTGTGGTGACGGCGCGGTCGGCATCGACAACCTCTGGCACGACAAGGACGACGACGGCAAGGAGTCCCCGGCCGGTTCGAACCCGATGTGGCACGCGAAGAACCTGGAGAAGGGCGTCGTCGGGGACTACGCCGGAAAGTACGGATTCCCGGCCGGCACCAAGCTCACCGGCAGCTACACCCGCCACTACGACACCACACTGACCGCCCCCTGGCTCTGGAACGCCGAGAAGAAGGTCTTCCTCTCCACCGAGGACGAGCAGTCGGTCAAGGCCAAGGCCCAGTACGTGGTCGACAAGGGGCTCGGCGGCACGATGATCTGGGAGCTCGCGGGCGACTACGACTGGAACGCCGCCAAGGGGCAGTACGAGGTGGGCGACACGCTCACCACCGCGCTGTACGACGCCTTCAGGTCCGCCCCCGGCTACGGCGACCGGCGGGCCACCACCGCGATGCCGGCCGAGGCACTCGACCTGGAGGTGAGCCTCACGAACTTCCCGCTCGGCGACTCCAACTACCCGATCAACCCGAAGGTCCGCATCACCAACCGCACCAAGGCCACCGTCCCCGGCGGCTCGGAGTTCCAGTTCGACTACGGCACCTCCGCACCGGGCAACGCCAAGGACCAGTCCGGCTGGGGCCTGAAGGTCGTCCGCAGCGACCACACCGCCTCGCACAACATCGGCGGCCTCAAGGGCGACTACCACCGGGTCTCGGTGAAACTGCCGGACCGTCAGCCGCTCGCACCGGGGGCCTCGGCGGACCTCGACTTCGTCTACTACCTGCCGGCCGCCACCCCCTCGAACTGGACCGTGAGCTTCGGCGGGAAGACCTACGCCCTCGCCGGTGACCTGGCACGCGGCACGACCGTCGTCGACCCGGGCGGCCCCACCCCGACCCCGACCGCCACCCCGACGGCTTCCCCCACACCGACACCCACCCCGACGCCCACCGCCACCCCCACCGGCGGCGCCTGCGCGGCACCGTCCTGGAACAGCGCGAACGCCTACAACGGAGGCGCCACCGTCTCCTGGAAGGGCCACTCCTGGAAGGCCAAATGGTGGACGCGGGGCGAAGAGCCCGGCACCACCGGCGAATGGGGGGTGTGGCAGAACCTCGGCAGCTGCTGA
- the ribD gene encoding bifunctional diaminohydroxyphosphoribosylaminopyrimidine deaminase/5-amino-6-(5-phosphoribosylamino)uracil reductase RibD gives MRRAIALAARGLGSTSPNPVVGCVVLDAAGRTLGEGWHRRAGGPHAEVEALRDAAEAGHDVTGATAVVTLEPCNHTGRTGPCAQALIDAGIRRVVYAVADPNPTATGGAATLEAAGVDTAGGLLADEAAAGNTAWLTAVLRHRPFVQWKYAATLDGRSAAADGSSRWITSAESRADVHRLRAEADAVVVGSGTLRADDPHLAVRGIDGASQPLRVVVDTHATIRPTARVLDAAAPTLVAVAEDADTRHLPGALTVRLPRDGNGLDIPALLAELYAREVRSVLLEGGATLAGAFLAAGVVDRVVGYLAPALLGAGPAVLGDAGIGTIARALRLDVTDVARLGPDLRITATPLAVPLVPPLVSVPATTPEGN, from the coding sequence ATGCGACGCGCCATCGCGCTCGCCGCCCGCGGCCTTGGCTCCACCAGCCCCAACCCCGTCGTCGGCTGCGTCGTCCTCGACGCCGCGGGCCGCACGCTCGGCGAGGGCTGGCACCGCCGCGCCGGCGGTCCGCACGCCGAGGTCGAGGCCCTGCGCGACGCAGCGGAAGCCGGTCACGACGTCACCGGTGCCACCGCCGTCGTCACCCTCGAACCCTGCAACCACACCGGCCGCACGGGGCCCTGCGCCCAGGCGCTCATCGACGCGGGCATCCGGCGCGTCGTCTACGCCGTCGCCGACCCGAACCCCACCGCCACCGGCGGGGCCGCAACCCTCGAGGCCGCCGGGGTCGACACCGCGGGCGGTCTCCTCGCCGACGAGGCCGCGGCCGGCAACACCGCCTGGCTCACCGCGGTCCTGCGCCACCGCCCGTTCGTGCAGTGGAAGTACGCCGCCACCCTCGACGGCCGCAGCGCCGCCGCCGACGGCAGCAGCCGCTGGATCACCTCCGCCGAGTCCCGCGCCGACGTCCACCGGCTGCGCGCCGAGGCCGACGCCGTCGTGGTCGGCTCCGGCACCCTGCGCGCCGACGACCCGCACCTGGCGGTGCGCGGTATCGACGGCGCGAGCCAGCCGCTGCGCGTCGTCGTGGACACCCACGCCACGATCCGGCCCACGGCCCGGGTCCTCGACGCGGCGGCACCCACGCTCGTGGCCGTCGCCGAGGACGCCGACACCCGCCACCTGCCGGGCGCCCTGACCGTACGCCTGCCGCGGGACGGGAACGGCCTCGACATCCCCGCCCTGCTCGCCGAGCTGTACGCCCGCGAGGTGCGCTCGGTCCTGCTGGAGGGCGGCGCGACCCTCGCCGGGGCGTTCCTCGCGGCCGGGGTCGTCGACCGGGTCGTCGGCTATCTCGCCCCCGCCCTCCTCGGCGCCGGACCGGCCGTCCTCGGCGACGCCGGAATCGGCACGATCGCACGGGCGTTGCGCCTCGACGTCACCGACGTCGCCCGGCTCGGCCCCGATCTGCGGATCACCGCCACCCCGCTCGCCGTCCCGCTCGTCCCCCCTCTTGTCTCCGTCCCCGCCACCACCCCCGAAGGGAACTGA
- a CDS encoding carbon-nitrogen hydrolase family protein → MTPLRIALYQGPSGVPTSTADSLAALAGAARRAAAAGARLLLTSELYLTGYALGDAVRDLAEPADGPGARAVARIATEHGLAIGYGYPERDGADPAVIFNSLQLIGPDGERLANYRKTHLFGDFETTFFRPGDESVVQADFEGLRLGLLICYDVEFPEPVRAHALAGTELLLTPTALMRPYEIVPQTIVPARAWESQLYIAYANRCGTEGDFSFAGLSCLAAPDGTVRARAGADEDLIVADVDPALLKASRAENTYLSDRRPELYGRLT, encoded by the coding sequence ATGACGCCGCTGCGTATCGCGCTGTACCAAGGCCCCAGCGGCGTTCCCACCTCCACCGCCGACAGCCTCGCCGCCCTGGCCGGCGCCGCCCGCCGCGCCGCGGCCGCCGGCGCCCGGCTGCTGCTCACCAGTGAGCTGTACCTCACCGGCTACGCCCTCGGCGACGCGGTGCGGGACCTCGCCGAGCCCGCCGACGGCCCCGGCGCCCGCGCCGTCGCGCGGATCGCCACCGAGCACGGCCTGGCCATCGGCTACGGCTACCCCGAGCGCGACGGCGCCGACCCGGCGGTGATCTTCAACTCCCTCCAGCTCATCGGGCCGGACGGCGAGCGCCTCGCCAACTACCGCAAGACGCACCTCTTCGGTGACTTCGAGACCACCTTCTTCCGGCCCGGCGACGAGTCCGTCGTCCAGGCCGACTTCGAGGGGCTCCGGCTCGGCCTGCTGATCTGCTACGACGTCGAGTTCCCCGAGCCCGTACGGGCCCACGCGCTGGCGGGCACCGAGCTGCTGCTCACCCCGACCGCGCTGATGCGCCCGTACGAGATCGTCCCGCAGACGATCGTGCCGGCCCGCGCCTGGGAGAGCCAGCTCTACATCGCCTACGCCAACCGCTGCGGCACCGAGGGCGACTTCTCCTTCGCGGGCCTCAGCTGCCTCGCCGCCCCCGACGGGACGGTACGGGCACGGGCGGGGGCCGACGAGGACCTGATCGTGGCCGACGTCGACCCCGCACTGCTCAAGGCCTCCCGCGCGGAGAACACCTATCTGAGCGACCGCCGCCCCGAGCTGTACGGACGGCTCACCTGA
- a CDS encoding uracil-xanthine permease family protein, whose product MGLGVRWTLHGDGRTPAPGAVVRPDERLSWPRTAGLGAQHVVAMFGASFVAPVLMGLDPNLAIMMSGVATIVFLLATRGRVPSYLGCSLSFVGVAAIIRAQGGGSAAVTGAILVVGAVLFLSGLAVKKFGARIIHAAMPPVVTGAVVMLIGFNLAPVTASTYWPQDQWTALLTMLFTGLAVVCLRGFWSRVAIFLGLLFGYALSWVLDRVFGKIHSVHGGPEAVDHWRLDLSGVSTADWVGLPSLHAPSFGWSAILVALPVVIALIAENAGHVKAVGEMTGDPLDDQLGTAIAADGAATMLSTAVGGPANTTYSENIGVMAATRVYSTAAYWAAAGFALLFGLCPKFGAVVAAVPGGVLGGITVILYGMIGLLGAQIWVHNKVDLRNPLNLVPVAAGVIIGVGGVSLKISDNFELSGIALGTIVVITGYHVLRALAPAHLKQQEPLLDAGTSGYDDATGEGPAGRAG is encoded by the coding sequence ATGGGCCTCGGCGTGCGCTGGACTCTGCACGGCGACGGGCGCACCCCCGCCCCCGGAGCCGTGGTCAGGCCCGACGAACGGCTCTCGTGGCCTCGCACCGCGGGCCTCGGCGCGCAGCACGTGGTCGCCATGTTCGGCGCATCGTTCGTCGCACCCGTTCTGATGGGTCTCGACCCGAATCTCGCGATCATGATGTCGGGCGTCGCCACGATCGTCTTCCTGCTGGCGACCCGCGGCCGGGTACCCAGCTATCTGGGCTGCAGCCTCTCCTTCGTCGGTGTCGCGGCCATCATCCGGGCGCAGGGCGGCGGCAGCGCGGCCGTCACCGGCGCGATCCTGGTGGTCGGCGCGGTGCTGTTCCTCAGCGGTCTCGCGGTGAAGAAGTTCGGCGCGCGGATCATCCACGCGGCGATGCCGCCGGTGGTGACCGGTGCCGTGGTGATGCTGATCGGGTTCAACCTCGCCCCGGTCACGGCGAGCACGTACTGGCCGCAGGACCAGTGGACGGCACTGCTCACCATGCTCTTCACCGGTCTGGCCGTGGTGTGCCTGCGCGGCTTCTGGTCGCGCGTCGCGATCTTCCTCGGACTGCTCTTCGGCTATGCCCTCTCCTGGGTCCTGGACCGGGTCTTCGGGAAGATCCACTCGGTGCACGGCGGCCCGGAGGCCGTCGACCACTGGCGGCTGGACCTGTCGGGTGTCTCCACGGCGGACTGGGTCGGCCTGCCGTCGCTGCACGCCCCGAGCTTCGGCTGGTCCGCGATCCTGGTGGCACTGCCCGTCGTCATCGCCCTGATCGCGGAGAACGCCGGTCACGTCAAGGCGGTCGGCGAGATGACCGGCGATCCACTGGACGACCAGCTGGGCACCGCGATCGCCGCGGACGGCGCGGCGACGATGCTCTCCACGGCGGTCGGCGGCCCGGCCAACACCACCTACTCCGAGAACATCGGCGTCATGGCGGCCACCCGCGTCTACTCCACCGCCGCCTACTGGGCCGCGGCCGGTTTCGCGCTGCTGTTCGGTCTGTGCCCGAAGTTCGGCGCGGTCGTCGCGGCCGTGCCGGGTGGTGTGCTGGGCGGTATCACCGTCATTCTGTACGGCATGATCGGCCTGCTCGGCGCGCAGATCTGGGTGCACAACAAGGTGGACCTGCGCAATCCGCTGAATCTGGTGCCGGTCGCGGCGGGCGTCATCATCGGCGTCGGCGGGGTGAGCCTGAAGATCAGCGACAACTTCGAGCTGAGCGGTATCGCGCTCGGCACGATCGTCGTCATCACCGGCTACCACGTGCTGCGCGCCCTGGCACCGGCCCACCTCAAGCAGCAGGAGCCGCTGCTGGACGCCGGCACGAGCGGCTACGACGACGCCACCGGCGAGGGGCCGGCGGGCCGCGCGGGCTGA
- a CDS encoding MFS transporter: MSTTHSRPDPRVRRARIAVATVFAVHGAVTGNFAARVPWVQEHAGISPGQLGLALAFPAIGASVAMPLAGRVSRRFGSRAALRGLLVLWCAALVPPAFAPGLLALCGALAVYGATAGMADVAMNALGVQTEDRLGRSIMSSLHGMWSVGGLVGSAVGAVAAHAGIDARIQFALAAGALAVIGAAACRWVLDLRTPPDERPAAEPGGGRRQALLPPRSALLIGAVGFCAVFAEGASLDWSAVYLREAVGSGPGLAAACTTAFSCTMAAARFAGDAAVRRFGPVRTVRVGGVAATAGGVLVVTAAGPVPAIAGFGLIGLGIAVVVPLAFAAAGRSGSDPSRAIATVATVTYTSGLIAPAAIGQIADATSLMVSFTVVTALTAGLVVGAGVLRAPAREASAHRTASATKT, encoded by the coding sequence ATGAGCACCACACACAGCCGTCCGGACCCCCGGGTGCGCCGCGCGCGGATCGCCGTGGCCACGGTCTTCGCCGTGCACGGCGCCGTCACCGGCAATTTCGCCGCCCGCGTCCCGTGGGTCCAGGAGCACGCGGGCATCAGCCCCGGGCAGCTCGGACTCGCGCTGGCCTTCCCCGCGATCGGCGCCTCGGTCGCGATGCCGCTCGCGGGCCGGGTCAGCCGCCGTTTCGGCTCACGGGCCGCGCTGCGCGGTCTGCTGGTCCTGTGGTGCGCCGCCCTCGTGCCGCCCGCCTTCGCCCCCGGCCTGCTGGCCCTGTGCGGGGCGCTGGCGGTGTACGGCGCGACGGCCGGGATGGCGGACGTCGCCATGAACGCGCTCGGGGTGCAGACCGAGGACCGTCTGGGCCGCTCGATCATGTCCTCACTGCACGGGATGTGGAGCGTCGGCGGGCTCGTGGGGTCGGCGGTGGGCGCCGTCGCCGCGCACGCCGGCATCGACGCCCGGATCCAGTTCGCCCTCGCCGCGGGTGCCCTGGCCGTCATCGGCGCGGCCGCCTGCCGCTGGGTCCTCGATCTGCGCACGCCCCCGGACGAACGGCCGGCGGCCGAGCCGGGCGGAGGGCGGCGACAGGCTCTGCTGCCACCGCGCTCCGCGCTGCTGATCGGCGCGGTCGGGTTCTGCGCGGTCTTCGCCGAGGGGGCGAGCCTGGACTGGTCGGCGGTCTATCTCCGGGAGGCCGTCGGCTCCGGGCCGGGCCTGGCGGCCGCGTGCACCACGGCGTTCTCGTGCACGATGGCGGCGGCCCGGTTCGCCGGTGACGCGGCGGTACGGCGCTTCGGGCCGGTGCGTACCGTGCGGGTGGGCGGCGTGGCCGCGACCGCGGGCGGGGTGCTGGTGGTCACCGCGGCCGGCCCGGTGCCCGCCATCGCCGGTTTCGGTCTCATCGGCCTCGGCATCGCCGTCGTCGTCCCGCTGGCCTTCGCCGCGGCCGGCCGCAGCGGCTCGGACCCCAGCCGGGCGATCGCCACCGTCGCGACGGTCACGTACACCTCGGGCCTGATCGCCCCGGCGGCCATCGGGCAGATCGCCGATGCCACGTCGCTGATGGTCTCGTTCACGGTGGTGACCGCCCTGACCGCGGGGCTGGTGGTCGGAGCGGGTGTCCTGCGGGCTCCGGCCCGCGAGGCGAGCGCGCACCGCACGGCCTCCGCCACGAAGACCTGA
- a CDS encoding flavin monoamine oxidase family protein, translating into MTSTVPTAVHDEQHEAQASPPITMFGPDFPYAYDDYLAHPAGLGQIPATEHGSEVAVIGGGLSGIIAAYELMKMGLKPVVYEADQIGGRLRTVGFEGCDAEGDSGPLTAEMGAMRFPPSSTAFQHYIDLVGLETKPFPNPLAPDTPSTVVDLKGESHYAVTVDDLPQVYRDVMNAWNACLEEGADFSDMNQAMRERDVPRIREIWAKLVEKLDNQTFYGFLCESEAFKSFKHREIFGQVGFGTGGWDTDFPNAILEILRVVYTEADDHHRGIVGGSQQLPLRLWEREPEKIVHWAQGTSLSSLHNGEPRPAVTRMHRTAGNRITVTDATGDISTYRAAVFTAQSWMLLSKIECDDSLFPIDHWTAMERTHYMESSKLFVPVDRPFWLDKAVDDEGNETGRDVMSMTLTDRMTRGTYLLDDGPDKPAVICLSYTWCDDSLKWLPLSANERMEVMLKSLGEIYPKVDIRRHIIGNPVTVSWENEPYFMGAFKANLPGHYRYQRRLFTHFMQDRLPEDKRGLFLAGDDISWTAGWAEGAVQTALNAVWGVMNLFGGATDATNPGPGDVYDEIAPVELPED; encoded by the coding sequence ATGACGTCCACGGTGCCCACCGCCGTCCACGACGAGCAGCACGAGGCCCAGGCCTCGCCGCCGATCACCATGTTCGGCCCGGACTTCCCGTACGCCTACGACGACTACCTCGCCCACCCGGCGGGCCTCGGCCAGATACCGGCGACCGAGCACGGCAGCGAGGTCGCCGTCATCGGCGGCGGGCTGTCCGGCATCATCGCCGCGTACGAGCTGATGAAGATGGGCCTCAAGCCCGTCGTCTACGAGGCGGACCAGATCGGCGGGCGGCTGCGGACGGTCGGTTTCGAGGGCTGTGACGCCGAGGGCGACAGCGGGCCGCTGACCGCGGAGATGGGCGCCATGCGCTTCCCGCCCTCCTCCACCGCCTTCCAGCACTACATCGACCTCGTCGGGCTGGAGACCAAGCCGTTCCCCAACCCGCTCGCGCCCGACACCCCCTCCACGGTCGTCGACCTCAAGGGCGAGTCCCACTACGCCGTCACCGTCGACGACCTTCCGCAGGTCTACCGCGACGTGATGAACGCGTGGAACGCCTGTCTGGAGGAGGGCGCGGACTTCTCCGACATGAACCAGGCCATGCGCGAGCGCGATGTGCCGCGCATCCGTGAGATCTGGGCGAAGCTCGTCGAGAAGCTCGACAACCAGACCTTCTACGGCTTCCTCTGCGAGTCCGAGGCCTTCAAGTCCTTCAAGCACCGCGAGATCTTCGGCCAGGTCGGCTTCGGCACGGGCGGCTGGGACACCGACTTCCCCAACGCCATCCTGGAGATCCTGCGCGTCGTCTACACCGAGGCCGACGACCACCACCGCGGCATCGTCGGCGGCTCGCAGCAGCTGCCGCTGCGCCTGTGGGAGCGCGAGCCCGAGAAGATCGTCCACTGGGCGCAGGGCACCTCGCTCTCCTCCCTGCACAACGGCGAGCCGCGTCCCGCCGTGACCCGGATGCACCGCACGGCCGGCAACCGCATCACGGTCACCGACGCGACCGGTGACATCAGCACCTACCGCGCGGCCGTGTTCACCGCGCAGTCCTGGATGCTGCTGTCGAAGATCGAGTGCGACGACTCGCTCTTCCCCATCGACCACTGGACGGCGATGGAGCGCACCCACTACATGGAGTCCTCCAAGCTCTTCGTGCCCGTCGACCGGCCGTTCTGGCTGGACAAGGCCGTCGACGACGAGGGAAACGAGACCGGCCGTGACGTCATGTCGATGACGCTCACCGACCGGATGACCCGCGGCACGTACCTGCTGGACGACGGCCCGGACAAGCCGGCCGTCATCTGCCTGTCGTACACGTGGTGCGACGACAGCCTCAAGTGGCTGCCGCTCTCGGCGAACGAGCGGATGGAGGTCATGCTCAAGTCGCTGGGCGAGATCTACCCGAAGGTCGACATCCGCCGTCACATCATCGGCAACCCGGTCACCGTCTCCTGGGAGAACGAGCCCTACTTCATGGGCGCGTTCAAGGCCAACCTGCCGGGCCACTACCGCTACCAGCGGCGTCTGTTCACCCACTTCATGCAGGACCGCCTCCCCGAGGACAAGCGCGGCCTGTTCCTCGCGGGCGACGACATCTCCTGGACGGCCGGCTGGGCCGAGGGCGCGGTGCAGACCGCGCTCAACGCGGTGTGGGGCGTGATGAACCTCTTCGGCGGCGCCACGGACGCCACGAACCCCGGCCCCGGTGACGTCTACGACGAGATCGCGCCGGTGGAACTGCCGGAGGACTGA
- a CDS encoding LysR family transcriptional regulator, with translation MSHDPGAGGPRAAVNLSRIDLNLLVALDALLAEESVTAAADRLGLSGPAMSRTLGRIRRALGDPVLVRAGRHMVPTPRALALRAPVRRLLDDARSLFAAEEPADPSGLERVFTLSAHDSNVLAFGAALFDRASREAPGVTLRFLAEGSTGVAPLRDGSIDLEIGVVDRDEPEVRVEPLLEDRMVGVARPGHPLLEGTVTPRRFAAASHLLDSRRGRRSGPIDDALAAHGLRRRILGTVPTFGAALHVLTGTDAVGIVSERLGAPAAAALGLRTFEIPLELPPLEISMAWHPRHEADGGHRWLRGLVRDAVSAFGRPA, from the coding sequence ATGAGCCACGATCCCGGTGCGGGCGGGCCGCGGGCCGCGGTGAACCTGTCGAGAATCGACCTCAATCTGCTCGTCGCCCTCGACGCGCTGCTCGCCGAGGAGTCCGTCACCGCGGCCGCCGACAGGCTCGGTCTGTCCGGCCCCGCGATGAGCCGCACCCTCGGCCGGATCCGCCGGGCCCTCGGCGATCCCGTGCTCGTCCGTGCCGGGCGGCACATGGTCCCCACCCCGCGCGCCCTCGCCCTGCGCGCCCCCGTCCGCCGGCTCCTCGACGACGCCCGCTCGCTCTTCGCGGCCGAGGAGCCCGCCGACCCCTCCGGGCTGGAGCGCGTCTTCACCCTCAGCGCCCACGACAGCAACGTGCTGGCCTTCGGCGCCGCCCTGTTCGACCGGGCCTCCCGCGAGGCCCCGGGCGTCACCCTGCGCTTCCTCGCCGAGGGCTCCACCGGCGTGGCGCCCCTGCGCGACGGGTCCATCGACCTGGAGATCGGGGTCGTCGACCGCGACGAGCCGGAGGTCCGCGTCGAGCCGCTGCTCGAGGACCGGATGGTCGGCGTCGCCCGCCCCGGCCACCCGCTGCTGGAAGGGACCGTGACACCGCGCCGCTTCGCCGCCGCGAGCCATCTGCTGGACTCCCGGCGCGGCAGGCGCTCCGGCCCGATCGACGACGCCCTCGCCGCCCACGGGCTGCGCCGCCGCATCCTCGGCACCGTGCCCACCTTCGGCGCGGCGCTGCACGTCCTCACCGGCACCGACGCCGTCGGGATCGTCTCCGAGCGGCTCGGCGCACCGGCCGCGGCCGCCCTGGGCCTGAGGACCTTCGAGATCCCGCTGGAGCTGCCGCCGCTGGAGATCTCCATGGCCTGGCACCCGCGGCACGAGGCGGACGGCGGCCACCGCTGGCTGCGCGGCCTGGTGCGCGACGCGGTGTCGGCCTTCGGCCGACCGGCGTAG